From the genome of Vicia villosa cultivar HV-30 ecotype Madison, WI linkage group LG2, Vvil1.0, whole genome shotgun sequence, one region includes:
- the LOC131647814 gene encoding nucleolar GTP-binding protein 1-like codes for MVQYNFKKITVVPNGKDFIDITLSRTQRQTPTVVHKGYAITRLRQFYMRKVKYTQQNFHEKLSTIIEEFPRLGDIHPFYGDLLHVLYNKDHYKLALGQINTARNLIGKIAKDYVKLLKYGDSLYRCKCLKVAALGRMCTVVKRIGPSLAYLEQVRQHMARLPSIDPNTRTILICGYPNVGKSSFINKITRADVDVQPYAFTTKSLFVGHTDYKYLRYQVIDTPGILDRPFEDRNIIEMCSITALAHLRAAILFFLDISGSCGYTIAQQAALFQSIKSLFLNKPLIVVCNKTDLQPLDGLSEEDLKLVNEMKAEALKTAIGQGGEGTEADALLTMSTLTEEGVIAVKNAACERLLNQRVEIKMKSKKINDCLNRFHVALPKPRDQKERPTCIPPAVLEAKAKQAASEEKRKTEKDLEEENGGAGVYSMNLKKQYILADDEWKEDNLPEILDGHNVYDFIDPDILHRMEELEREEGLRQAEAEDDDFEYDGTELTPEQQEALTEIRRKKSLLIQQHRIKKSTAESRPIVARKFDKDHQFTMERMGRQLSSLGLDPSLAVNRMRSKSATRKGRKRERSSDGRNDEMDIDGDTPSKKQRLSRSRSRSRSVSRPPHEVVPGEGLRDSAQKIKAIKIARKSVKTRNKNAKRGEADRVIPTLKPKHLYSGKSSNGTRHSR; via the coding sequence ATGGTGCAGTATAACTTCAAGAAAATCACCGTTGTACCAAATGGAAAAGATTTCATCGACATCACTCTCTCTCGGACCCAACGTCAAACACCTACTGTTGTCCACAAAGGGTACGCAATTACTCGTCTCCGACAATTCTATATGCGAAAAGTGAAATACACTCAGCAGAATTTTCACGAGAAGCTTTCGACGATCATCGAAGAGTTTCCTCGATTAGGCGATATTCATCCTTTTTATGGTGATCTGCTTCATGTGCTGTataacaaggatcattacaagcTTGCACTTGGTCAGATCAATACTGCTAGGAATCTTATTGGGAAGATTGCTAAGGATTATGTTAAGTTGTTGAAGTATGGTGATTCGTTGTATCGGTGTAAGTGTTTGAAGGTTGCGGCTCTTGGGCGTATGTGTACTGTGGTGAAGAGGATTGGGCCGAGTTTGGCTTATTTGGAACAGGTTAGGCAGCATATGGCTAGGCTTCCTTCGATTGATCCGAATACGAGGACGATTTTGATCTGTGGGTATCCGAATGTGGGGAAGAGTTCTTTTATTAATAAGATTACTAGAGCTGATGTTGATGTGCAGCCGTATGCTTTTACTACGAAGTCTTTGTTTGTGGGTCATACGGATTATAAGTATCTGAGGTACCAGGTGATTGATACGCCGGGGATTTTGGATAGGCCGTTTGAGGATCGGAATATTATTGAGATGTGTAGTATTACTGCTCTTGCGCATTTGAGGGCGGCGATATTGTTCTTTTTGGACATTTCTGGGTCTTGCGGTTACACTATTGCTCAGCAGGCGGCTTTGTTTCAGAGTATTAAGTCGTTGTTCTTGAACAAGCCTTTGATTGTAGTGTGTAACAAGACTGATTTGCAGCCGTTGGATGGATTATCTGAGGAGGATTTGAAGTTGGTGAATGAGATGAAAGCTGAAGCGTTGAAGACTGCAATTGGTCAAGGAGGTGAAGGGACAGAGGCGGATGCGTTGTTGACCATGAGCACATTGACAGAAGAGGGTGTGATTGCGGTGAAAAATGCAGCTTGTGAGAGATTGTTGAATCAGAGAGTGGAGATAAAGATGAAGTCTAAGAAGATCAATGACTGTCTGAACAGGTTTCATGTTGCGCTTCCGAAGCCACGTGATCAGAAGGAAAGGCCAACTTGTATTCCTCCAGCTGTTTTGGAAGCTAAAGCTAAGCAAGCAGCTTCTGAGGAGAAGAGGAAAACCGAGAAGGACCTGGAGGAAGAAAATGGAGGGGCGGGTGTATACTCCATGAacttaaaaaaacaatatattttgGCTGATGATGAATGGAAAGAAGACAATCTGCCAGAAATTTTGGATGGTCAcaatgtgtatgattttattgaTCCTGATATTCTACATAGGATGGAAGAGTTGGAAAGAGAAGAAGGGTTAAGGCAGGCAGAAGCtgaagatgatgattttgagtatGATGGAACTGAATTGACACCGGAACAGCAAGAGGCTTTAACCGAGATTAGGAGGAAGAAAAGCTTGTTGATCCAACAACATCGGATTAAAAAGAGCACTGCTGAGAGCCGACCAATTGTTGCGAGGAAATTTGACAAGGACCACCAGTTCACAATGGAAAGAATGGGAAGGCAGCTGTCATCTCTCGGGCTTGATCCTTCTCTGGCTGTTAATAGAATGCGCAGCAAATCTGCCACTAGGAAAGGCCGGAAAAGGGAGAGATCATCCGATGGCAGAAATGATGAAATGGATATTGATGGTGACACACCTAGCAAGAAGCAGCGGCTAAGTAGATCACGGTCACGTTCCAGGTCGGTCTCCCGTCCACCTCATGAAGTTGTTCCTGGAGAAGGCCTCAGGGATTCTGCTCAAAAGATTAAGGCAATTAAAATTGCTAGGAAATCTGTCAAGACGAGAAACAAGAATGCTAAGCGCGGAGAGGCTGATAGAGTCATACCTACCCTTAAACCGAAGCACTTATATTCTGGAAAGAGCTCTAACGGAACGAGGCACAGTCGCTAA
- the LOC131653433 gene encoding protein DJ-1 homolog B: protein MASCHIRFHPHTLVSTNFTPKLKLNHNRFLFSPPHSSSSTTITAMASNARKVLVPIADGTEPMEAVITIDVLRRSGADVTVASAANSLSVQALHGVKIIADASVSDVANTAFDLVALPGGVPGVDNLRDSAVLEGLVKKHVEDGKLYAAVCAAPAVVLGPWGLLKGLKATCHPSFTEKLASYTTSVESRVQLDGKVVTSRAPGTTMEFAVAIVEQLFGKEKADEVAGPLLMRSNHSDEHTFLELNPVEWTFDNPPKILVPIANGTEEMEAVIIIDILRRAKANVVVASVEDRLEVAASRQVKLEANILLDEAAKLSYDLIVLPGGLGGAQAFANSETLVNLLKKQRESNRYYGAICASPALVLEPHGLLKGKKATSFPALSNKLSDQSEVENRVVVDGNLITSRGPGTTIEFALVIVEKLFGRKLALELANTTVFTSS, encoded by the exons atGGCCTCATGTCACATAAGATTCCACCCTCACACACTTGTTTCTACAAacttcactccaaaactcaaacTCAACCATAACcgatttctcttctcacctcCACACTCTTCTTCTTCCACCACCATCACCGCCATGGCTTCAAATGCTCGTAAAGTCTTAGTCCCGATCGCCGACGGCACCGAGCCTATGGAAGCCGTCATCACCATCGACGTCCTCCGTCGATCCGGAGCTGACGTCACCGTCGCCTCAGCCGCTAACAGTCTCTCCGTTCAAGCTCTCCACGGTGTTAAGATAATCGCCGACGCATCTGTTTCCGATGTTGCCAACACTGCTTTCGACCTTGTCGCTCTTCCT GGAGGGGTTCCGGGGGTGGACAATCTTCGTGACTCTGCAGTGTTGGAAGGGCTTGTAAAGAAGCATGTTGAGGATGGAAAGCTTTATGCTGCGGTGTGTGCTGCTCCTGCAGTGGTACTTGGACCATGGGGTTTACTGAAAGGATTGAAG GCAACTTGTCATCCTTCGTTCACGGAAAAATTGGCATCTTATACCACTTCTGTTGAGTCAAGGGTACAGCTGGATGGAAAAGTTGTGACCAGTCGTGCACCTGGTACCACCATGGAGTTTGCCGTGGCAATAGTTGAGCAATTGTTTGGAAAGGAGAAAGCTGATGAAGTTGCAGGCCCATTG CTTATGCGTTCTAATCATAGTGATGAGCATACTTTTTTGGAGCTAAATCCAGTGGAGTGGACATTTGACAATCCACCCAAG ATTCTTGTACCAATCGCTAATGGTACAGAAGAAATGGAAGCTGTGATCATTATTGATATCCTGCGACGAGCAAAGGCAAATGTTGTTGTTGCTTCTGTTGAGGACAGACTTGAAGTCGCGGCATCACGTCAAGTTAAACTGGAGGCAAACATACTCCTTGATGAAGCAGCTAAACTTTCATATGACCTGATTGTGTTGCCA GGTGGACTCGGTGGTGCCCAAGCTTTTGCAAACTCGGAAACCTTGGTGAATTTGTTGAAAAAACAACGAGAATCAAACAGATATTATGGAGCAATTTGTGCATCCCCAGCTTTAGTTTTGGAGCCCCATGGTTTGCTAAAG GGTAAAAAGGCTACTTCCTTTCCTGCCTTGTCTAACAAGTTATCAGATCAGAGTGAAGTAGAAAACAGGGTTGTCGTTGACGGCAACCTTATTACCAGCAGAGGCCCAGGAACCACCATCGAGTTTGCATTAGTTATAGTGGAGAAGCTGTTTGGACGCAAATTAGCTCTAGAACTCGCAAATACAACAGTGTTCACAAGCTCATAA
- the LOC131653432 gene encoding increased DNA methylation 1 codes for MDHLCDDNFEGSKEERQIFTEVFFGECTFQSSQRRVVSGAINLEHESTINTFKSFGSSNENSILLRPSSSRFTHHEEDINVSQHSNETALGCMPESLTCEDLNDEIVNVKRMKFSLHELPCSRSNSEDVLGSSGILKEVISFPPCAATDCDSDSIAFRTVESSKHGVVSSCCLLKHNLVQNKHASNNDVDVTNCKSESANGNITKEMSANKVVASPVSQESSANRLAVTSSSITVVKKSSFPLKTEEMAEGFQSSNMIISNSVSKLDKEDPRFILQFHIVQLLTLSGWSIGKHQRPCRRWMESFYKTPKGKTIREFTKVWRLCGHLLSVEKCKVPYEGRKEWAGISDFWSDLLSTLKNVDKSKTQSETTAMLAYQWWLLDPFVVVIYFDRKIGALKKGEVIKASSSLVSSKGKMAYDPVDSAWEDSSRAHSDQKHGQAVLCDSSTATGATKISALVINNHACNQKSGGNQEDMHVGEHKPNVIENRCREMSVSKSSMDLVSLPACALGSTVTQSNASSFNALPSSGNLDLDSKVNAVHQDKHRDSKNIDKYTSDNRSEYSEEGRKISVASVFGKDSTWSSSNGILKKKTRRKCKRISQIKLSMLYHSDILGSTITDQVQSLNGDACGAQAGLKEVQNYVVDSMGKKRNCKKLLGTANQRHIRKANKSKRCHIEDDDLLVSAIFKNKDFNPKTIRGNSRAKPGKSRGLRKLKSHKGRCRLLPMNPCYGGKHNKDGKKYYLGERTLLSWLIENRVISLNDIIQYRNPKDNSVTKDGKITKDGIVCKCCSKVLTLSEFKNHAGFTVSRPCLNLFMESGEPFTLCLLQAWSAEYKTRKSQNQTANVVDNDRNDDSCGLCGEGGELICCDNCPSTFHLTCLSVQEIPEGNWYCINCTCRICGNLVIDKEASDTHDSLQCSQCEQKYHEKCIGEGANQEGAVSDTWFCSQSCQEVYSSLQSQVGLVNQVANGFSWTLLRCIHDDQKVHSAQWLSLKAVCNTKLAVALTIMEECFVSMLDLRTGIHMIPQVLYNWGSDFARLNFQGFYTMVLEKQDVLISVASIRVHGTTAAEMPLIATCSRYRRQGMCRLLVNSIEEMLISVKVEKLVVSAIPDLVETWTKGFGFVPVGDIEKRRLKKLNLMVFPGTVLLEKSLYGKKKNEGLHDQSIASDELFVEICSEGMTIAESLPQDFGYVTTTNEVGAKSEYEPVDCQNQPGNRTDSETNKVDNNQAVEIIPFEGNNVQELITSNRMQIENCFANKDGTESGVGLIEDKNIKLDKDGTESGVGLIEDKNIKLDKVEENDLHEHVSNMSCKTFSGNNFDTVSNFECSVMYDETANFGTLANSAKSMES; via the exons ATGGATCATTTGTGCGATGATAACTTTGAAGGATCTAAGGAAGAAAGACAGATTTTTACAGAGGTCTTTTTTGGTGAATGCACTTTTCAGTCTAGTCAGAGGCGTGTTGTTTCTGGAGCCATCAACCTTGAACATGAATCCACAATCAACACATTCAAATCATTTGGCTCTAGTAATGAAAACTCGATCTTATTGCGTCCCTCGTCATCAAGATTTACACACCATGAGGAGGACATTAATGTAAGTCAGCATTCCAATGAGACTGCCCTGGGGTGCATGCCAGAGAGTTTAACTTGTGAAGACCTGAATGATGAGATTGTAAATGTTAAACGTATGAAGTTTTCTCTACATGAACTTCCTTGTAGTAGATCTAATTCAGAAGATGTTCTGGGTTCTTCGGGAATTCTGAAAGAAGTAATTTCCTTCCCGCCTTGTGCTGCTACAGACTGTGATAGTGACTCAATTGCATTTCGGACAGTTGAATCATCTAAACATGGCGTAGTATCTAGTTGCTGTCTGTTGAAGCATAACTTGGTACAGAATAAACATGCTTCGAATAATGATGTAGATGTTACAAACTGTAAATCTGAATCTGCAAATGGGAACATCACAAAAGAAATGTCTGCAAATAAGGTAGTTGCTTCTCCTGTATCCCAGGAGAGCTCGGCAAACAGGCTAGCTGTAACGAGTTCATCAATCACTGTTGTGAAGAAGTCTTCCTTTCCTTTAAAAACTGAGGAAATGGCAGAAGGGTTTCAATCTTCTAATATGATTATCTCAAATTCAGTGTCAAAGCTAGACAAAGAGGATCCCCGTTTCATACTGCAGTTTCACATTGTGCAGTTGCTTACGTTGTCAGGCTGGTCTATTGGGAAACATCAGCGGCCTTGTAGGCGGTGGATGGAGTCATTCTACAAGACACCAAAGGGAAAAACTATTAGGGAATTTACTAAAGTTTGGAGATTATGTGGCCATCTTTTGTCTGTTGAAAAATGCAAAGTACCATATGAAGGCCGTAAGGAATGGGCGGGTATTAGTGATTTCTGGTCTGATCTATTGAGTACTCTAAAAAATGTTGATAAATCAAAAACCCAGTCAGAAACGACAGCTATGTTGGCTTATCAATGGTGGCTTTTGGATCCTTTTGTAGTAGTCATATATTTCGATAGAAAGATCGGTGCTCTGAAAAAGGGAGAGGTAATAAAAGCATCTAGTAGTTTAGTTTCTAGTAAGGGTAAAATGGCATATGATCCAGTTGATTCAGCATGGGAAGATAGTTCTCGTGCTCATTCTGATCAAAAGCACGGCCAAGCCGTTTTATGTGACTCTTCAACAGCAACTGGAGCCACTAAAATATCTGCTTTAGTGATAAACAATCATGCTTGTAATCAGAAATCTGGTGGCAATCAAGAAGATATGCATGTTGGAGAACACAAACCTAACGTCATTGAAAATCGATGTAGGGAAATGTCAGTGAGCAAAAGTAGCATGGATCTAGTGTCCTTACCTGCTTGTGCATTGGGCAGCACTGTTACCCAATCAAATGCTTCCTCTTTCAATGCTCTTCCAAGCTCAGGAAATTTGGACTTGGATTCTAAAGTGAATGCTGTTCATCAAGATAAACATAGAGATTCCAAAAACATTGATAAGTATACATCAGATAATCGGTCTGAATATAGTGAAGAGGGGAGGAAAATCTCAGTGGCTTCTGTATTTGGGAAAGATAGTACATGGTCCTCATCTAATGGTATTCTTAAAAAGAAAACGCGGAGGAAGTGCAAAAGGATATCTCAAATCAAACTGAGTATGTTATACCATAGTGACATACTGGGATCAACTATCACTGACCAGGTGCAGTCATTGAATGGTGATGCATGTGGCGCTCAAGCTGGTTTGAAAGAAGTTCAGAATTATGTAGTTGACAGTATGGGAAAAAAAAGGAACTGCAAGAAGTTATTGGGCACTGCAAACCAGCGACATATTAGGAAAGCAAATAAGTCCAAGAGGTGCCATATTGAAGACGATGATCTATTAGTGTCAGCAATATTCAAGAATAAGGACTTCAACCCAAAGACAATCCGAGGCAATTCTAGAGCTAAACCTGGCAAGTCAAGGGGTTTGAGAAAGCTTAAAAGCCATAAAGGTCGCTGTAGGTTGCTACCAATGAACCCTTGTTATGGAGGGAAGCACAATAAGGATGGGAAGAAGTATTATCTTGGGGAAAGGACTCTCTTGTCCTGGTTGATTGAGAATAGGGTCATATCTTTAAATGATATCATTCAATATCGAAACCCTAAAGATAATTCTGTCACTAAGGATGGTAAAATCACTAAAGACGGTATTGTTTGTAAGTGTTGCAGTAAAGTGCTTACATTATCAGAGTTCAAGAATCATGCTGGGTTTACAGTGAGTCGCCCTTGCTTGAATCTTTTCATGGAATCTGGTGAGCCCTTTACACTTTGCCTCCTTCAAGCTTGGTCAGCTGAATACAAAACCAGGAAAAGTCAAAATCAAACTGCAAATGTCGTTGATAATGACAGAAATGATGACTCGTGCGGGTTGTGTGGTGAGGGAGGTGAGCTGATATGTTGTGATAACTGCCCTTCTACTTTTCACCTGACTTGTTTGTCCGTTCAG GAGATCCCTGAAGGCAACTGGTACTGCATAAACTGCACTTGTCGGATTTGTGGAAATTTGGTCATTGATAAAGAGGCTTCAGATACACATGATTCATTACAATGTTCTCAATGCGAACAAAAAT ATCATGAGAAATGCATAGGAGAAGGAGCTAACCAAGAAGGAGCAGTTTCAGACACTTGGTTTTGTAGTCAGAGTTGTCAAGAG GTATACTCTAGTCTCCAATCTCAAGTGGGGCTAGTTAATCAAGTTGCCAATGGCTTTTCATGGACGCTTCTAAGATGCATACACGATGATCAAAAGGTTCATTCTGCTCAGTGGTTATCCCTAAAGGCAGTATGCAATACAAAACTAGCTGTTGCCCTTACCATCATGGAGGAATGTTTTGTGTCAATGTTAGATCTAAGAACAGGCATCCACATGATACCCCAAGTTTTATACAATTGGGG GTCTGATTTTGCTCGCCTGAATTTTCAAGGGTTTTACACCATGGTGTTGGAGAAACAAGATGTATTAATATCTGTAGCATCTATCAG AGTGCATGGGACTACAGCTGCTGAGATGCCTCTAATTGCAACTTGCAGTCGGTATCGTCGCCAAGGAATGTGTCGACTCCTTGTGAACTCAATTGAAGAG ATGTTAATATCTGTCAAGGTAGAAAAGCTTGTGGTATCAGCCATTCCTGATTTGGTGGAGACATGGACTAAGGGCTTTGGATTCGTACCTGTAGGTGACATTGAAAAGCGGAGATTAAAAAAGCTCAATTTAATGGTTTTTCCTGGAACAGTATTACTTGAAAAATCCTTGTATGGCAAGAAGAAAAATGAAG GACTGCATGATCAATCAATAGCATCAGATGAATTGTTTGTAGAAATCTGTTCTGAAGGAATGACCATAGCCGAATCATTGCCTCAAGATTTTGGGTATGTAACTACTACCAATGAAGTTGGTGCTAAGTCAGAATATGAACCTGTGGACTGCCAAAATCAACCAGGCAATAGGACTGACAGTGAAACCAACAAAGTTGATAATAATCAAGCAGTTGAAATCATCCCCTTTGAAGGAAACAATGTGCAGGAATTGATAACAAGCAACAGAATGCAAATTGAGAACTGTTTTGCTAACAAAGATGGTACTGAATCAGGTGTAGGACTTATTGAGGACAAGAATATCAAATTAGACAAAGATGGTACTGAATCAGGTGTAGGACTTATTGAGGACAAGAATATCAAATTAGACAAAGTTGAGGAAAATGATTTGCATGAACATGTTTCAAATATGTCATGCAAAACATTTTCCGGCAACAATTTTGACACAGTTTCTAATTTTGAATGCTCAGTGATGTATGATGAAACAGCTAATTTTGGAACATTAGCAAACTCTGCAAAATCAATGGAAAGTTGA